Part of the Caldisericota bacterium genome, AAAAATAGTGTTGTGCCTATTGATGTAGAAATAGGCGATAGCAGCGGGTACCATATGTTAATTATTACAGGCCCCAATACTGGAGGGAAGACAGTTACATTAAAAACTACAGGGCTGTTTGTTCTGATGGCAGAGTCTGGATTACATTTGCCTGCGTATTCAAATTCAGAGATAGGATTCTATAAAGATGTGTTCGCTGATATTGGTGACGAGCAGAGCATTCAGCAGAGTTTATCTACGTTTTCCTCTCATATTAAAAGAATCATCAATATACTTTTGAATGCAAACAAAGACAGTCTTGTGCTTTTAGATGAACTGGGTGCTGGAACAGACCCAGAAGAAGGGTCTGCACTTGGCTATGCTATACTTAAGGACTTGTATAATAGAAACATAATAACACTTGCATCGACACATCACAGCAAACTCAAAGAGTTCCCTTACGAATTTACTTTTGCACGAAATGCATCTGTTGGTTTTGATGTTGAGACTTTACAGCCGACTTATAAACTGTATATTGGCGTCCCAGGGGGCAGCCATGCGCTCATTATTGCCGAAAAGCTTGGCATGCCAGAAAAAGTGCTCAGTGATTCAAGGAGAGAACTTTCTGAAGAACATGCTATGGCACAGGAAATGCTCTCTAAAATTTCATTAGACCGGGAAAAAATTGATAAATCAAAAGTAGATATAGAGAACAATCAAAAAGAGGTAGAAACGTTGAAGGAAATTTATACAAAGAAACTTGAGGATCTAGAGAACAGGAAAAAAGAAGAGATAAAAAAAGCGCATAACGAGGCACAAAAAATTGTTGAAGATACACAGTCTAGAATGGACAACATCATGAACAATCTCGAAAATTACATAAAGAGCCAAAAAGCGGTCCAGGAAGTAAAAAAGCAAGTTAAAGAAAAAGGAGAAGAAATAGAGGAGAAATTAGAGCAAGCTAATAGAGATGGAGATGTGCGCGTTAAAATGGCAGATATTGGGGAAGGTGATATGGTTTATCTACCTTCTTTTAAAAAACATGGGCTTATCTTACAAAAGTTAGAAGATAAGGGCAAAATAGTAGTTCAAGTAGGTGGTATTAGAGCAACTGTTTCTCTTGACGCTATTGAGAAAGCTAAATCGCTTTATGAGGAAAGTAAGCGTCAGAATGTAGAAGGCTTATTTGAAGAAGAAGTTTCGATGAAATTGGATTTGCATGGCTGCAGGGTAGAAGAAGCTATAGGAACACTTGACAAATACCTTGACTCTGCTTACCTTGTTGGTCTTCCTTTTGTATATATTGTGCATGGAAAAGGTACTGGTGCATTGCGTAACGCTGTTGTTGAGTATCTTAGAAAACATCCTCATGTGTTAAATTTCTACACCGGAAAGCCAGAAGAAGGTGGGATCGGCGCAACGATTGTGTATCTTAAATAGAAAGGAGCTTTGGTGACTGGAGACGGGCTCGTTCTTGTTTTTTTTGATCTTGAAACTACAGGGCTAAATATTGAAAGAGACGAAGTAATAGAAGTAGGAGCTATAAAAGTCAGAAATAACCAAGTTATTGAGAAGCTCAATACTTTTGTTAGACCCTCGTGTAATATTCCCCAGCTTATTACAAATCTTACCGGTATTACCTTTGAAGATGTTGAAAAAGCACCTGATGTAGAGGATGTGAAAAAGCGGCTCAAGGATTTCATTGGGAATTATCCGCTTATTGCTCATAATGTATCTTTTGATAGGGCATTTTTAGAAAAGTTATTGGGTGAAAAGATTGAAAATGAATTTTTTGATACACTTGAGCTTTCCAGGTTTTTTTTCCCCTCGCTTACATCGCACAGCTTGCAAAATCTTGTGAAGACGCTGTCCATTGAAAAAGATGAAGCACATAGAGCTCTTTCAGATGCAATGATGATGTATCTCCTGTTCCAGCGAATTGTAAGCAAACTAGAAAAAACTGATCCATATCTTTTGCATAAATTAAAGGAAATATCACAAGGTATAAGAAACTATGAATTAATATTTGGTGAAAATTGGGAAAAGAAAAAGGAAAAAGAAATTGGTTTTAAATGGGAGAAAAAAATTATGCCTCCCGAAGCAGAATACCTACCTGTTTGTTCGGGGGAAGAGATAGGTATTATCGATAAATATTTTACTGGTATTTCTTTCATTCAAGCATCG contains:
- a CDS encoding endonuclease MutS2, whose protein sequence is MNEEIIKSLGFDKVRKQLEDLCVTESAKFMARNLLPYDNIELAERAIHETTQGRDFYKQEGALPFLEFVGIYPIIDRIKVLSPISGEELLQTASVLETIGEIKKMLYSCKDDFPLLSHYSNSLKKFTGIVSKIRLAIGPDGKIVDSASPLISILRREIYTTHMKIQTILQRIIYSKQYENIVQDQIITTRNGRYVIPIKQSGKTNFSCVVQDESSSRLTLFVEPLSVVELNNKLREISLKEKQEEERIIIEIEKETLARMDDLLSSLNVIEKLDFIFAKGKLSIFMDGNEVTLTDRKKIRIVQGRHPFIQKNSVVPIDVEIGDSSGYHMLIITGPNTGGKTVTLKTTGLFVLMAESGLHLPAYSNSEIGFYKDVFADIGDEQSIQQSLSTFSSHIKRIINILLNANKDSLVLLDELGAGTDPEEGSALGYAILKDLYNRNIITLASTHHSKLKEFPYEFTFARNASVGFDVETLQPTYKLYIGVPGGSHALIIAEKLGMPEKVLSDSRRELSEEHAMAQEMLSKISLDREKIDKSKVDIENNQKEVETLKEIYTKKLEDLENRKKEEIKKAHNEAQKIVEDTQSRMDNIMNNLENYIKSQKAVQEVKKQVKEKGEEIEEKLEQANRDGDVRVKMADIGEGDMVYLPSFKKHGLILQKLEDKGKIVVQVGGIRATVSLDAIEKAKSLYEESKRQNVEGLFEEEVSMKLDLHGCRVEEAIGTLDKYLDSAYLVGLPFVYIVHGKGTGALRNAVVEYLRKHPHVLNFYTGKPEEGGIGATIVYLK